From the genome of Triticum aestivum cultivar Chinese Spring chromosome 1A, IWGSC CS RefSeq v2.1, whole genome shotgun sequence:
AACTGAAATAAGATTCTTTTCAGATGAAAAGCATCGAAGCATTCCTCTTAAATAGTCACACTCAGAGCGAGCAGACGGTATAATAACTCTCAGGCCATCTTGGTTGTTTATAGCTACAGTTTGCTATCCTGCGAGCGTACCTTCGAGCCAATCTCCCCAGGTGAACCAACAGCATAGATTTCTAGACCtagaaaaaatatatatattatatgGCCGCAATTACCATCTTACGTACTAACGGGAACTACCAGATTTGTAGCAGATATATATGCATTGTCATCTTGCAGATTGATTCTCAATCTGCCGCTGTAGAGGGCTCGACACAATGTGGCCGTAAATGAACTCGTTCCATGTGTCCGGCAAGCCAGGGAGGCACCAGTGGATGCAGTCGGCGAACTTGCGTGGGTTGGCTTGCTGCTCCTTTGTCAGGAGCTTACCCTGCCGCAGCGTGTGCACAGATGTGTGTGCATCCTTGCGGATTTCCGACAATGCGGTTATGTTGATGAAGTGCACGGGCACCTTCTTCATCGCCTTCGTCACTTCATGAGATTCCGTGAAAAGATCCCAGTCAGTGCCGACATCCAGTGTTTTTGTGTAATTTAGCACTGGTTGTGTCTCAGAGAAGCATTTTATGTTGTCAGGGCTGCCCCAGCCTTCACTCCTGTAACAAGTCAACCATTGTTCATCAGCCTGGTACCCTTATACTAAGAATTCATGCCGAAACAATAGTACAAGGTCTAAAAGTTAACACAGTATCACATCATGTGCACTACCAACATCTTCGCTTTCATCCTAATAGCACTGTTGGGGAATATTTGCAGCAAGAAACAGTCAAAGAGTTTTAATTAAATACAGTCAGTTTCATGATGTTCTAGGATTAGCCGAAGAATCTTCATGTATGCAGATAACATGGAATTTTAATTAAAGATAGCCAGCTTCATGATGTTCTAGGATCACCCAAAGAATCTCGATATATGCAGCAGATATGAATTATGTGTGTATTTGCAGGGGCAAAGAGAGCTTACTGCATATGTACTGGTGACACACTCATGAATAAGACCATTGTTCTTTTGGGATCTACATTCTCTTCTACCCATCCAGACCATGTCTCGAGGATCTGTCGGTACGCAACCACACGATCCAATTCATCGTACTTAACTGGTTTCCTTGTGAAGGATCCGTCAGGCCTGTAGTCAAAACAACACGTGTAAGAATGCCATGATGCACATTACTCTCAAGGTTGGATAGGCAAACTGGTTTAATGTTCATAAGGTTTGAGACTTCATTATAACAGTTACTCACACAATTTTCATCTTCGGGGTGTTCATCCACCAAATGTAAGTGTTGAAGATCAAATAGTCCACCCCTATCCAATTTGCTGCATGCTTGGCGATCGATGTTGGCGTGATCATTCGGTCGGTGATGCTATGGATGTCTGGATCATCTGAGTTCGACTCAACTAGGAAAGGAGCCCAATAGAACTCAATCGTTGCATTGTACTCCTGAAAATTCCAGGTAATTCATGCGTCAATACATACCAAAGAATATTCAAGAGTCAATAGTCATCAAACCACGGTTAGGGGAAATAAAGATCACAGAAGACAAAATTTTGAGGTGCAACCCTTCAATACGGTTCATTAATTAATCGTGAtctatgaaggactaaatgattcAGACAATCCAACCAAATGTTTCGCTGCATCCTCTTCGAAACACACTGCAAATcataatgaacttttttcaaataggCTCACAGTTTTGAAATAACCGGATGGCTCTAGTTCTAGGAGTACACAAAGAAAATAGCAGAACGGTACCCAGACTGGGTCAGGACAGTCTCAATCATGTGCCCCGAGGGACCTATCATATAGCAGCCACTATACCCCATAACCCCATTCACATAACCTCCCATATTCCCATCGATTATTTTATATCCTCTACAGTACCAGGCTACACCTTGATTGCAAGAAGTGAAGAAAAACACACATCGTGAACTATGCATCATCATCTATTCTGTGGAACACCACCTACAAGCTGCTGCACTCGGTTCAAGCAAACTCCTGCATCTCCGAAATGCACAAGAACATTTTTCTACTAGATCCTAGTTCAAAAACTCATGTTTGTAAGGGTCAAATATTAATGGATGGAACTGCTAACACGTTTAGGCATTACTATCCTTTTTGGAATACGAAAGAACTAACAAAATAATAATATGTAACCACAAAAATATTGACTCGGTGGCTTGGCTGGTATGGTCACTGGCCCAACTTTAAAAATTATGCTTGTACAATCACTATCATACCAAGCTGCTGCTAGTCAAATCATTAGTACTACTGTTTCCTCAGACCTCTATTGGAAGAAAAACAAAGTGAGGTCAGAGAGAAGTAGATATTGCGCAAATACTTACATTAAGGCGGAACACATTTAGAGATCCATTCTTGACAAGCTTTTTCTTATCCCATGGAGCCACAGACTGGACCAGGCACACCATGGACTCCCACTGGTTCCTGTTCAGTGAATCCCCCACAAACATCATTCTTTTGTTCCTTAGCTTCTCAAGAAGCAACTTCGCATCGAACCTGATAGAAGAAAAAAAGATCAATTCAGCACCAAAAACCATCAAATTGTATGAACATTGAAGGATCGCATATAAACCTGCTCTGACGTTTTTCTTAGCTATGTTCATTCAACAAGATTGTACAAGATAGAGTTGGTTGACCTAACTTTCAATACATTTTTTGCGGAAGGCGGTGTCTTTAGTATACTGACGTCGATACAATTCACTTACATCGATAGGGCAATACGTTCAGAAAGTGCTATATTAACTCTAAACTGCTCCAGTTATGTACACAAAATGGTTATAAGTTTGCAAAGCTTACAATGTGATGTCATGTTAGACAACAACTCCTATTTGTTTTCAGATTCCAAACCACTCTGTACCATACCCCTCTACCCCTCACCCAACAACTTGTAACAAAGGGAACTTCTCTACCAACCATTAAATAGCTTAATCTATCTAAAGAAAGACCATATAGCAGCCTCTTCTCTTCTTCCATTATGTCACCTAACCAATTAAAGAACCCCTTATACCAATCTTAGTTAACAAGAAACACAGGTAATGAATCAGGTGCACCAAACGTTTTCTCTGTATAATTATAATGTGAACAGCCACATGCCTTGATGAAACTTTGAACTAACTGACAAGGACAAAACCATGGTTTGGTACCACATAATTGTTTCATCGTCATGAACACCCATTGTACCATGAGTGTATTTTCGGTAGACTTGGATTAGAAAGGAAGAGAAACATGCCAGAAATGATCTGGCCGCTTCCAGCCGGCCAATACGACTGTAGGTAGCACGCGTAAACTCTCACTTTCCAGTTAACGAAAGCACACTACCCACCTTTTTCTTTAGAACCAACCGGTGGCCATTGCGTAGCGCGTACACATATGCGCATGAACACGTTTTGAATGTATCTAGAAAAAATGGAGAAGGCAGAGGGAATACATACAAAGAAAAACAAATAAGCGTACCTTGGGAGGTCGCAGGCATCAGGCTGCCACCGCCACTTCTGGTACTCGTCGCTGCGGCGGCCGTTGCGCATGCAGGTGACCTGCTCCGTGAGGAACTCGCAGTCGGACTCCTTGTACATGGGCGCGTTCTCCTCGTCGTGCACCCACCTCCCCTTGTACATGTCGCAGGTAGCCCCGCCCCCTTCCCCCACCACTTCCTTGAGGACCCCCGTCTCCGGCGAGGACCCGTCCGCTGCCGTCCCGGAGTCAGACTTagacaccccctcctcctccgccccaaGCCGCGGGGGCGGGTCGGTCCGATCCGTGGCCGCCCCCGCCGATCCCACTGCCTGCGCCGGTGTGGCGGAGATGGTCTTGTAGCCGCTGTGGCGGCGCAGcgaggcggcgatgtgggcgctgTCGTAGAGGACGGAGACGCCGAGCAGCACGGCGAGCGCGAAGACCGCGGCGATCTGCGCCCGCCGGCTGGGCACGCCGAGCGGCACCCCGGCCTTCCGCCGCGGGATccgcatggccgccgccgccgccgtggtgttCGGGACCGCCAAGCCGACCGCTAGCTCCTCGCCCCGCACCGCCTCCCCCCAACCAGCTCGGCGCCCGCGCGTGCAGCAACCGAATCAATCAGGCGAGGAAGGAAGGACGGCAGGCGAGCAGAGCAGCGCAGAGCGGGCGGGGAATCTGAGGAGTGCAAGCGAGCGAGCGAACTCTGCCTTCCTCTCTCCTCTCCCTGGGAGAGAGCGGCAGAGCAGAGGGGCAGAGAGAGACAGGAGGAGATAGAAGGGGAGGAGAACAGGCGGCTGGGCACGCTCTTCTATGGAGCGAGGGGAGGGGAAGATGACAAGCAAGGGGCGGGGGCGGGTGGGTGGGCCCGGCCCTCTGTATGGGCCTTGACTAGTAGTCCTAGCTTAGTTAAGGAAAGAGCCGAAGGAGTAACGGAGGGAGATGGCCCCAAACGCACGGCAGACTCGAATCTTCCCCCTTTCTCCAGCGTGGTTAACCTCGAATCTAATCTAATCTTTGGTTTTTTCTCTCACTCTCGTCGGTTGAGAGTTGAGACCGGCCGCGAGCGGCTAACCGACGGCCCGACGGACGGACGGTCAAACCAAGCCACGACGGCAGGTGACGGCGAACCTATTTTGGACGACCCTGCTTCTGCCTGCCAGCGCCTCCCCCTCCGTCCACGGCGCGTATGACGCGCCGTTCCTTGCCGCCTACTGTCCACCAGCCATTTCCTAGTGGGACGTGCACTCCGGTCTTCGTCGATAGTAAGCAAAATCCATTCTCGCTCGCTCTGGAGGGAGATCATTTTCCATGGTGGTAACTTTTTATTTTGAAATTCATGGTGGTAATTTTCTGAACTGATTAGGGGTGATAGGGTAGGGTGGTTGGTTGGACGGGCGACGGCCATGTTAATGCATGGGCACGCACAGGAGGCGGGAGGCGCCTTCTTTCTCGTACCGTCTCGCTTGCTCACGTGGCCGCCGGTGCGCGCGTCGCTAATGGCGATGACCCGCGTTCACGACACGCGCAGAACCGGGAGGAAAGCGTAGCCTGCACGCCTCCCCGCGGCCAAAAAGGAGCGGCAGCGTATGACGGGTTGCTCTTTGGAGCAGGACAGGTTGCCCTTGCCCCCACCGCCGTGCCTTCATGCTTTGCTCGGTCATTATCTCTCTCGGATCAGATTTGGGCGGTTGCTAATGCCGGCCAAGCTTGACAGTACGCGATGATTAACTCGGCCGGGCGGGTACGGTACTGCTGCTAGTAGTGCTCTTAATAGTAGCAGTAAAGGTCAGAGCTAGGGTTTTATACGGTGGAATCTGACGGAGGGCCATGTGGTGGTGATAATACGCGATCACGTCGTGGATTTAAGTATGTAGGCGGGACCCTCGTCCGATTCTTCTGCCCTCGTAGCCGTGGAAAGGCATACGGGTCCCGGTGAACAGCGGCGCCCTGAATCATGGCAGTAATGGTGCGGGGCGCCTACCTAGTACGAGTGATCATACATAGCCATGGCCATGGGGCACGCTGCTGCTCCCGGCGCTCCGCTCAATTGTTTGGCCGATCTGGGGCGCACAAGCAGGGGTGTGGTGTGCCCATGCCAATGCAAACCCCATTGCCCGTGTTACGGTTGGATCAATGCAGGGCACGGCGAGGGTACACCGTACACGATGTGGGTGGGGAGGATCTACGGACGCGTCCAACGAAATAAAGGGTTTTACTCGTACGAGATTGTTGGTGCCATAACTTTGATGATATCTTATTAGGGCAATCTTCAACGCCTTTCTCTAAAATGGACACGCTATTTGTTCGTAGAATGATTGATGAAACCTTCGGGCATCTTCAAAGCCGTCCTCTAAAACAAACACACTATTTTGTCTACAGACTGGTCCAGATCAGTTCACGGACAGGGATGCAGGAGCTGGTCATGCAACCACATTCCCTAAACATTTGCCAAGATGTGGCAATCCTTCATTTTTAAATGTATAACAATGCGAGCAAATTAAAATGTGTTGTTCATAGTGCCTGATCACAACAAAAACTAGGCGGATTTCCATAGTTTTTACATGTGTCCGATCACAAAATCTCGATCCGATGATCCATGCAAAAAATAGACTTTTGCTCACCCGGACCGCCTGTCCGAGCCTCCTCACTGAATCTGCCGCCGAGCTGCTTTCCCGCACAGAAGTAGGGCGGCTGATATTACTCGTGTGCATGGATGACAACGGCAGCGCCCCGTGTCCCCGCCGCCGCCTAGCCCCTGCACCCTGCCCAACGTCCTCTTGAAGCTTTGACTTTCTTTTTGATGCAACGGGCTTCGTCGTGTCGCCGGGTTAATCTCGAGGGCGGCCACCTTCTTTGGATCCTCCACTTTTGTCGGTTCCAGCTGGTCTTTGCACGGGTCCATGTGGTGGTGGAAGGCAAAAAGCATGGGAATTCAGGTGGAGGGAGGCGGCGATCGAAATAGGGAGGGTAGGAGAGCACGGGTTTTCGTGTGCAATTAGTGCGGACCGCTCCAAATGTGCGGGCTCCGCTTCTGCTTTGGGTGGGTCGGGGGTGTCGGACACGTAAATGGCGGAGGTCTGGACTGCCACAAAGCCCCTTGGTTTGCTTCCGATATGCGGGGAAACGGACAGAGAGATGCGTCCGCGAACAAATATGGGTCCGTGTTGGATGACAAAGTGCACTCCGATAGCTGGATTCAGACAGTTGCTGGCGTTTTGAGGGTTcgtgttgaagatgcccttacatATATACTATTGACTTACACAGTTAGGGGCATTACCCTGTATATAATCAAAAAAAAATCACGGGTACGTGAAGCTTGTGTATCTTTCATTGATTGAAGGGTAGAAAAATGTTACAAGTTCCCTAGCACAGGGCCATGATGAGGAGCCGGGAAGAGAGGGGGGCTAGGTGAGCTATGCTAGAGCTACTGCATCCGAACTATATAAAGGATGTTGGCCAAGTCAAAAGCACCACCCTTAGCCCATAAGCGAGTCTCGTCCTTGATGAGCTGAAGAAGTTGATGCATGAAGGGTTGTAGACCGTTGTAAAATGCAACCATTGACATCCAAATGAGAGGGGACGGGATTCCTTTTCTGCATGGAGAGGGAACAACCGAACAGGTCTTGATCCACCATGCCTGGAGAAGGGCCTCAGGGCATGGTGGTGCAACAGTGGATCGGCACCATGAGAGCACCTCGTGCCAGAGCTGACGGGATAGCCCACAACGCGCAATCCTATTAGCATCCCAACATCAGTCCCAAAGAGCCGGCCACAGAAAAACCTTGAAGCGGAGCGGTGCCCACGTCCTCTTAGCAAGCCATCAACTCGGGTCAGGCAGCGAGCCAATGAACATGGCAATGTAGCGCGAAGCTCCAGAGTAGGCTTCGGAATTCGTCAAGTGTCAGACCAATTAGTCAGGGGGTTGGAGCAAGAGTGTTGTGGCGCACCAGGCGACATAGGTCCACATATTGGATCATGGTGGTAGGTCCTAGGGCGTCGTGGATGTCTTGGACCCAGAATTGAAGGTGCAGCCCATCACAAACTATCTGTAGCTTGCATGTTGTCGAGGAACAAGCATTAAGATAAGCGGCATGAGATCCACGATGCAGTGGGCATCAAACTTGCCCTTAAGATGGGACCCACATAACAGACCGCAATAACGTGATGACTTCCCGCGAGAAGGTCGTTTGAGTGAACGAATGTTTTCTACGATAGCTCTTTTGAGTGAGCGGTGCGATCAGGGAGTGTTCCCTAAAAAAATATTTTCAACGAAGGCTCGACAATTACCATGCTATTGTATAAAGATTTGCCATATTGAAAAGAGAAAATTGTTATGCTGACTGAAAGATTGTCGGGAATTCGTCATGCTGCAGGGGAGTAAATTATCATGCGTATTAGAGATTCGCACATGGCTATAAATGGAACTTGCCATCCTACGATGGGAGAAAGTTAACCACAAACCCATGATTTGCCATGCTACAAAGAGGAGAATTTTCATGCTATGGCATGGAGAATTGTGGTGTTGTAAAGTAGGAAGTTTCCACACATGACTTTAGAAATTTCCCATGTGCATCAAAAATAAACTTTCATGCTACACATAGAAATTTCCATGATGTAAATATAGGGAAATTTTTTTCCCTCACAAAGGTCATTCCCCATGTAGCATCAAACAAATGGACGATGGTGTTCTGTCTGGGTGTTCCCTCCCAGTGGCCTTCCCAACAAATGCACCGAGATTTGTGTGCAACGGTCCAGTGTCCCGCAGAACATTCACTCAAAAAAACCCTTAGAACTGATGTCAATTCTATAGCGCTTATGAAAAACTAAATGCACCACAATGCATATAGTCAAACTAGTTCATAAGCTCAGTCCCATGTGTAAGAACAACTAAGCCCTTAAATTGTGTGATTGAATTATGATTTATTGCTATATCGGATAATATTATTCTTGTGCTTGTGGATTATTTGTAAGCTTAAGGGCTCCCCTTATCCATTTTTTCTTGTGGAAAACCCCTTACATTGTATATGGACAGTCCATAAGATCATTATTTTCGCTTATGGACAAGTTTTCTCATACACGGTGGATGCCCTTACACCTCTAGTGACTCTAGTCCAAATCCTTTTCACATCACTTGGCACTTGCATGTCACTCCATCACGAGAGAATCCTAGAATTCATATTATAATTATTATGATGCGAAAACAAAGTTTGAAATGCTGAATTAAAAAAACATCACCGTAGGTTTTGAATTTGTTGGCAATATTTATTTACTTTTCAGTTGTGTTCTCTTTACGAGTAAACGTAGCTGCACACATACATTGTTGTTGTGCAAAATAAAAGTAAGTAGTGTATTAATATCAAACTAATGCCAAGCACATACATGCAATGGATTAACTTCAAGAGCGAATTAAGACATTGATGATGCACCTACAACTACATTAGTGCAaactaaaatgaaaaaggaaacaaTATGTCACAAAAATGTCATGCCACAACGATAAACGGTTCCATAATAGTCGTCAACATCAACACCCTCTTTAACAACAACTGGACAATGAGAAATGTTATCTAATAACAACGCTTCCAAGAAAAAGATGAAGCCCGTGTGATGTTGTCGTCTGGTCCAACCATTGAAGGCCATGTTATGGGTGTTCATCGTTGAGAATATGTCACAAGCAATCTCTAAACAATACCCAAAATAAATAAATGGTACATATACAATCATACAATCAATGAGCATCAGATTTAGAGTTTTCATTCGAAGTTCAAGACCCAATGCTGTAAAAACACAGTGTGCCACCTTCACATCCGTATCCGAGCCGGCATCGCCAACCCTCGAAGGCATAGGGGAAAGTTATGCGTGCTTGCCTTCATAGATATGAGTGTACTTGTGTGTATGTGAGCATCTATGAGTATATTGTGTTAAAAAAAACTTAACATTTCTAACATATGAGATCATGCATTCCAAAGAGGTGCTGAAGTGAGAAATGCAAATCCTTGAGTCATGCCCATTTTCGCCCCTCAAATCACGTACTCCCTATAAAAAGTATATAAGCGCTTAGATCACTACTATGCTTTTactatatttctttacggagaaaGTACGTACTTACGTGTGTGTAACCCCAAGACCTAACCATGTCAATTAATGGTTACCTTAGCACACATGGGAACTTTTAAAATGAAAATATAATAAAATAGACCAGGAGGAAAACGCCATGGAATGGAAGATGAGGGTAGCAGCCTAGCAGTAGCAGGTGCTTTCCTACTACCAACCGCACTGCCTCATCACATGGTCAAATTCCCAAAGCATCCACCATCCGAGGCAAGGCAAGTAGCAGCAGCACGTACCAGCCCAACGATTTTCCAATGGATAGTTAAATAGCCAACAAACTAAAGCGAGCGAAAAGGATTAGCGACCGAACGGCCTTTCCGTTGGTCACACGTCCAATTATTTGTTTTCCATTATTCATTCATCCAGGCAATGGAGGACAGAGAGATGAacgctgctgcttcttcttctttttgggaaTGGAGAGCGATGCTTCACAGCTTCGCAGAGCAGACGGAGGAAACTATAGTACATTAAAGAGCTCTGCCTCTTACTAGTTGTTTATGTCAATGGAGTTCTTTTTTTCCCCTCTTAAGTGCGGTCAATGAGTGAGATAGAGCAGCATATTTAGTCGTCACCTGCTAGCTAGCTAGAGCCCAGTGGGTAGCTAGGGTTCTTATTCGAAAGGTAATTGGTATTTCTGACATTTTTCcgaattttcattttttttattctgCTTTTCATCCAAGAAAGGTAATTTCTGACTTttcattttttattctgtttttcatCCAAGAAAGGTCTCAATTGGATCATGAAACTCTCCAATGTGTAGATGAATAGATTGTGCGAGATGATCTTCGACCATTCATCGTcgtcggaggaagaagaagatgatgaattcGAGTTGTCAGCTGCCGTGGTCACTATGGAAGATTTTAGGAGACTGAAGCATTGTTCTCTGACCGGCCGAAGGACGTTTCTTCGAGATAGGATCGTGGGTCATGATGGTCTAGTAAGGGATTACTTTACGATATTCCCCTTAGTAGTTTTTACGTCGACTTCCGATGCACAAGGATCTCTTCAACACTATTGCAAAAGTTGTAGAGAAATATGACCATTGGTTTCTACTGGGAAGGAATGCAACGGAATACCAAGTGCAAGTCCATCATTGAAGATTACATCAGTCATGTGAGTCCTTGTTTATGGTTGTCAGCCGATGACATCGATGACTATGTTTGCATAGGGGAAGATCTCATCCTCGAGTGTGTGAGACGATTCTACGTAGCTAAGATCGAGATCAAGTTTATTTGGGTTCTTAGTTCATTTGGACCATATGTtgtgtttgaatttgaatcgttaaATTTGATACGTATTTGACTTGTGTGTATTTGAAATCCCAAGTTTTGAATTAATACGTTGTGTTAAGTTTGAAAATGGTTGGATGAATTTGCAAAAGAAGGGACTTAAGTTTTAGAGAATCTGCTAGATGAAGAAAAAATTAATCACTAAAAATGAGCTATTTTCGAGGATAGGGAAATGCTATAGATGCTCTTATATATTGTGTGTGCTTGCTGTATAGAAACCTAAGCTTTGTACGGGAGTATCCAATTTATCCGATGAGAGATAGATCGATCATAGGGCCATTGTTGAACCAATAAAAGTTTGTTATGAGGATCGATGTTTGACCTCTGGACCAAAGTATCAGAGACATGTGTGAGTGCTATTTTTATGAGGTCACCAAACACACATGAGCTACTCCAGCTTACTTAATAAACCTCCGGAGAAAACATCTCATCAGTAACAGCAAGCCATATAAAGTATCAGAGACATGTGTGAGTGCTATTTTTTTTTATGTTTGCCCCGGAACCAGGACGGTCCTTCGGGCAGGCATTTAGACTGACAGAGCACCTACTGCTAACAAACACGATTTCAATACCAGTTGCTAGCTTGACTTGCTTCCTCGTTATATGAGCATTATTATGGTGCTTTCAAGGACAAATATTACTTCCCATAGAAAAAGTTTAGGGGGAAATAGACAAATACTATTACAGAGGAAGACTAAATGATGCAAAATCACCACATTGAGAACTAGGTCCCAGGAAATACCTTTCTTAAAGCATCACGTCTAAGGTAATGTTTTTTGCAGAAGACATTGATTGATGGCTTAGCGTATGCTAATAGCATTTCTGACAAGGGCCCGTTGGACTGGGTGACATGGCAAAAAAAGCCACTTAAAGCAACTCTAGCAGATACCCTAAAAGGGCCCAAACCATAAAATAATTGTCATTTTACCGTTTGCGAAAAAAGGTTCATTTTAGAACCCACAAGACGGTCGGTACAATTAAAAAAATTACAGCTCCCTCAAAAAAATCCCATACAGTACCTCGGATTTCCACTTTTTGCCCGTTGTTTAGAGCACGGTCTATCTCACAAAAACGGTTGGTGAGAATGAAATTTCAGCTGAAACCGCTTCTGCAGCGAACGGCTGCGGCGTCGGAGCTCCAGGGGGAGGAGGCCGACGGCGGCACCTCGTGGTGGACGGTGTAGGAGCTGGTCCTGGTGGCACCATCCCGTGGTGGCCTCATGGCGGCCGGTGCAGGAGCTGGCCACGACCATCCATGGTGGCCGGTGGATGGAGCCGTGGATGCGTGGCACCTCGTGGCGGACGGTGCAAGAGCTGGTCGCGGGGCGGCGTGTGTTGTCGGAGGCGGGCACAGGGTGGCAGGGAGAGGCGGCTCGTGATTTTGTGGGTTGCCAGCGGAGTTAGATCGGGACAAGATATATGTGGAGAAAACTATGAGAAAAGGGAAAGAAGAAATAAAGATGATTGGCGGGGTCCATGTAATTTTGAGGGTCTATTTCGGCTATCTATTTGGCGAACACTCCATTTTGTAAGTTTGCCACCAACCACCGCGCGTGTGCACATCGGCCAATGTATCTAATGGTGTGGAATGGCAATGATTGAAGCGTCTGAGATGCAAATGACTACCATTGCACGCTTGATACCTCTcaaacgtgtctataatttttgctATGTTTACGCTATTTTTATATCATTATTGCATCACTTTGGTATATTTTTTATCGGCTTATTGTACTACCCTCATAATTCAATGCCCGGTGTCAATTGCAGACTTCTGTATATTTTTGTACTTTCTAGAAAAACACCATTTTGGGgacagaaaaatgaaaataaaacttCTCAAAAGTTTTATGTCAGGATGGAGTCAGGAGCACATGTAGAGAGGTAGCCACGTGGAGCCCCTAGGGCACCTCT
Proteins encoded in this window:
- the LOC123052799 gene encoding protein trichome birefringence-like 28; amino-acid sequence: MRIPRRKAGVPLGVPSRRAQIAAVFALAVLLGVSVLYDSAHIAASLRRHSGYKTISATPAQAVGSAGAATDRTDPPPRLGAEEEGVSKSDSGTAADGSSPETGVLKEVVGEGGGATCDMYKGRWVHDEENAPMYKESDCEFLTEQVTCMRNGRRSDEYQKWRWQPDACDLPRFDAKLLLEKLRNKRMMFVGDSLNRNQWESMVCLVQSVAPWDKKKLVKNGSLNVFRLNEYNATIEFYWAPFLVESNSDDPDIHSITDRMITPTSIAKHAANWIGVDYLIFNTYIWWMNTPKMKIVPDGSFTRKPVKYDELDRVVAYRQILETWSGWVEENVDPKRTMVLFMSVSPVHMQSEGWGSPDNIKCFSETQPVLNYTKTLDVGTDWDLFTESHEVTKAMKKVPVHFINITALSEIRKDAHTSVHTLRQGKLLTKEQQANPRKFADCIHWCLPGLPDTWNEFIYGHIVSSPLQRQIENQSAR